In the Flavobacterium sp. 90 genome, AATGTAAAACGTGTTTCCGGTGTCTTTTTTAGACAATTCTCCGGCTAATTTTATACGTTGTGCTTCACCACCAGAAAGTGTTGTGCTTTGCTGGCCAAGTGTGATATATCCTAAACCAACATCCTGAATTGTTTTTACTTTTCTATAAATCTTAGGAATCATTTCAAAGAATGGAACAGCTTCATCAACCGTCATATTCAATACATCCGAAATTGATTTTCCTTTATATCGAATCTCTAATGTTTCTCTATTAAAACGTTTTCCCTGACATGTTTCGCATTCTACATAAACGTCTGGTAAAAAGTTCATTTCGATCGTTCTAACACCAGAACCTTCGCAGGTTTCGCAACGTCCGCCTTTTACATTAAAACTAAAACGTCCTGCTTTATAACCACGAATCATACTTTCAGAAGTCATGGTAAACAAGTTTCTGATTTCTGTAAAAACCTCTGTATAAGTCGCTGGATTTGAACGTGGAGTTCTCCCAATCGGACTTTGGTCAATATCAATTACTTTGTCAATATGTTCGAGACCTTCAATCTTTTTATAAGGTTGTGGTTTTTTTACGCCATTAAAATAATAAGCATTCAAAATAGGGTAGAGTGTTTCGTTGATCAAAGTCGATTTTCCACTTCCTGAAACTCCCGTTACACAAATCAATTGTCCTAAAGGCAATTCGATAGAAACATTTTTTAAGTTGTTTCCTGTTGCTCCGGTCAATTTCAAGAATTTTCCGTTTCCTTTTCTTCGCTCTTTCGGAATCTCCAATTTCATTGTACCGTTCAAATATTGAGCAGTAATCGTATTTGACTTTAAAGTTTCCGCTGGAGTTCCAATGCTAATGATTTCGCCACCATATTTTCCTGCTTTCGGACCAATATCAATTACATAATCTGCTGTTTCGATCATGTCTTTGTCGTGTTCTACAACAATAACCGAATTTCCAATATCACGTAATTGTTCCAAAGATTTAATCAGTTTTTCATTGTCTCTTTGGTGTAAACCAATACTTGGCTCATCCAAAATATATAAAACACCAACTAATTGAGAACCAATTTGTGTTGCTAATCGAATACGTTGCGCTTCACCGCCTGAAAGTGATTTTGAACTTCGGCTTAAAGCCAAATAATTCAAACCAACATTCATCAGGAAATTTAAACGATCTTTTATTTCTTTTACCACTTCTGAAGCAATCAAAAGTTGTTTATCTGTTAAATGAGAATTTAAATCCTGAAACCAGGCGGTTAAATCTGAAATATCCATATCACACAATTCGGTGATATTTTTTCCATTTACTCTAAAAAACTGCGCTTCTTTTTTAAGACGTGAACCTTCGCAAACCGGGCAATTTATTTCGTCCATGAAATCTTTTGCCCAACGTTTTATAGTTGTTGAGGCGCTTTCGTCATATTGATTTTTGATAAAATGTGAAATTCCTTCAAAATCAATCTTATAATCGCGTGTTACGCCTAAATCTTTTGAGTTTACGGTGAATTTTTCTTTTCCACCATGCAAAATCATATTCATGGCTTCTTCAGGAATCTTCTCAATTGCATCTGTAAGCTTGAAGCCGTATTTTTCTCCGATAACTTCTAATTGCTTAAATATCCAAGATGATTTATATTCACCAAGCGGCGCAAAACCTCCTGCTTTTATCGATAATTTAGGATTCGGAATAATTTTTTTGACATTGATTTCATGAACTGTTCCCAATCCATTACAATGCGGACAAGCTCCTTTTGGTGAGTTGAACGAAAATAAGTTTGGTTCTGGATTCTGATACGAAATTCCGGTTGTTGGACACATTAAATTTCTACTGAAATAACGTACTTCATTTGTATCCTGATCTAAAATCATCAATACATTTTCGCCGTGATGCATTGCTGTATTAATACTTTCGGCCAATCTTTTTTGATTGTCTTCTGTATTTTCGATTTGCATTCTGTCAACAACAATTTCGATATCGTGGGTTTTATAACGGTCTAATTTCATACCGGAAACCAAATCCTGAACTTCACCATTAACACGAACTTTTAAGAAACCTTGTTTAGTAATTTGTTGGAATAATTCGGCATAATGACCTTTTCTTGCTCTAATAATCGGAGCAAGAATATTAATGCGTTTTCCATTAAAATCCTGCATGATCAAATCTTTAATCTGCTCATCAGAATAAGAAACCATTTTCTCGCCAGTATTGTAACTGTAAGCGTCAGCACCACGAGCGTATAATAGTCTCAGGAAATCATATATTTCAGTAATAGTTCCAACAGTAGAACGCGGACTTTTACTAGTCGTTTTTTGTTCAATTGCGATTACGGGAGAAAGTCCGTCGATTTTATCTACATCCGGACGCTCTAATCCGCCAAGAAACTGCCTGGCATAAGCCGAGAATGTTTCCACATAACGACGTTGTCCTTCGGCATAAATGGTATCAAATGCCAAAGAGGATTTTCCCGAACCTGATAAACCGGTAATTACAACCAGTTTTTCACGCGGAATAGAAATATCGATATTTTTTAGATTATGAACTCTTGCACCAAGAACTTCAATAGTATTGTCTTTTTCTAACATAATTTTGAGCAAAACGCAAAGTTACCACTTTGATTTGTTCTTTTTGTGCTCGATAGCAAAACTTTATGTTACAAATAGTAACAAATTTCTAGTTTGAATTAAGATTATTTGCTTTCAAAATTTCATTAAACTTTTCCTCTTTCCCGTTCTTTTTCATCTCTGCATAAATCATCTGAATTAATTTCTCGGCATCAGTTCTATAAGGTGATTTTTGTTCAACATACAATTTGTAAGCTTTACACATATTATCAAGTCCTTTTTCGGTATCATTTAAATGAAGTGCGTACAATTGTCCAATTCCGTAAAAAACTTCTGGATTGTTTGGATCTATTTTGGCTATCTTCTCATAAGTTGTTACCGCTTTTTGATATTCCTTTTTATAAGAGTAAACTACTGCAATATTTTGTAAGGGCATTAACCCATTTGGATCTATTTTTAATGACTTTTCATAAGACTCAAGTGCTAAATCATATTGCTCCAAACGTCTGTAGCAAATTCCCATATTATCATATGCAAATGCAAATTTTGGATCAATTTTGACAGCCTTTTTATAATATTCTATAGCTCCTTTATAATTTTCTTTTTTGGTTTCATCTATCGCTAAGTTGTACAAATCCAGTGCTTTTTGGTTTGAAGACATTGAATTGTTATTTACCAGATTGTTAGCTGCAACTTTATCTTTTACAGCAGAACAATTAGCCATCAAATAGGTTTCCATTTGATAATAAATGTCTTTATATTCTTTAGAGTTTTTGTTCAGATTTACAGTAACGTTAATTTCTTTTTTTTCGCCTGTTGGATTTGATAAATCCACATTTGCAAATTGTTGCGTTATTTGATAAGCACCAACTTTATCATCAATGCAAGAACTGATATTAGCCGTTATAGAATCTTTGGGACGGTTATAAGTTGATATTGAATCAATACAAGAGCAAGCCTGATCAGTTAATTCTTTGAATAATTTTGTAGTGTCAATTTTATCTTTTGTTTGAGCATTACAGATAAAACTTAGTGAAAAAAGGAGAAGAAATAAATTCTTTTTCATTTTAGGATTGGTTTTGGTTAATTAACGTTTTCTTTTTCTGGTTGCCATATATTCTTCGATGGCTTCTTTGGTTGTATACCAGTTTCGGCCTTCTTTGTAAGCGTCTATTTTTCCGGTTCTGGCTAGTAAACTAACGTATTCTTGACCGTAAGGAGTTTCTGGTTCGCTTACAATATTTTGTATAGGTTGATAGTCATAAGTGCTTCCCGGCATTGAACTTAGATATATATTAAGTGTACGTTCTAAAGCCTGACACATCAAAAGCGTTAGTTTCTGATAATTACCACCATTAGCCTGATTAAGCGCTTCGTAATATTTTTTTCGATCATTTTTGAGAATAATTGCAGGTGGAAAACCGCAACGCATCAATAATAAATTCATACTCAAACGAACTGTACGACCGTTTCCATCAAAGAAGGGATGAATCCAAACTAGTTTATGATGATAGATTGTCGCCAATTCAATATCATTCAGACCTAGAGGATTTGTATTGATAAAATCAATTAATTCATCTAAGTAATCTGAAACTTTATTGGCATTTGGAGGCATGAAATTAGCGCCTGAAATTCGAACTCC is a window encoding:
- the uvrA gene encoding excinuclease ABC subunit UvrA, whose amino-acid sequence is MLEKDNTIEVLGARVHNLKNIDISIPREKLVVITGLSGSGKSSLAFDTIYAEGQRRYVETFSAYARQFLGGLERPDVDKIDGLSPVIAIEQKTTSKSPRSTVGTITEIYDFLRLLYARGADAYSYNTGEKMVSYSDEQIKDLIMQDFNGKRINILAPIIRARKGHYAELFQQITKQGFLKVRVNGEVQDLVSGMKLDRYKTHDIEIVVDRMQIENTEDNQKRLAESINTAMHHGENVLMILDQDTNEVRYFSRNLMCPTTGISYQNPEPNLFSFNSPKGACPHCNGLGTVHEINVKKIIPNPKLSIKAGGFAPLGEYKSSWIFKQLEVIGEKYGFKLTDAIEKIPEEAMNMILHGGKEKFTVNSKDLGVTRDYKIDFEGISHFIKNQYDESASTTIKRWAKDFMDEINCPVCEGSRLKKEAQFFRVNGKNITELCDMDISDLTAWFQDLNSHLTDKQLLIASEVVKEIKDRLNFLMNVGLNYLALSRSSKSLSGGEAQRIRLATQIGSQLVGVLYILDEPSIGLHQRDNEKLIKSLEQLRDIGNSVIVVEHDKDMIETADYVIDIGPKAGKYGGEIISIGTPAETLKSNTITAQYLNGTMKLEIPKERRKGNGKFLKLTGATGNNLKNVSIELPLGQLICVTGVSGSGKSTLINETLYPILNAYYFNGVKKPQPYKKIEGLEHIDKVIDIDQSPIGRTPRSNPATYTEVFTEIRNLFTMTSESMIRGYKAGRFSFNVKGGRCETCEGSGVRTIEMNFLPDVYVECETCQGKRFNRETLEIRYKGKSISDVLNMTVDEAVPFFEMIPKIYRKVKTIQDVGLGYITLGQQSTTLSGGEAQRIKLAGELSKKDTGNTFYILDEPTTGLHFEDIRVLMDVINKLVDKGNTILVIEHNMDVIKLADYIIDIGPEGGKGGGQLIAKGTPEEVAKSKKSYTAKFLKKELEN
- a CDS encoding tetratricopeptide repeat protein, giving the protein MKKNLFLLLFSLSFICNAQTKDKIDTTKLFKELTDQACSCIDSISTYNRPKDSITANISSCIDDKVGAYQITQQFANVDLSNPTGEKKEINVTVNLNKNSKEYKDIYYQMETYLMANCSAVKDKVAANNLVNNNSMSSNQKALDLYNLAIDETKKENYKGAIEYYKKAVKIDPKFAFAYDNMGICYRRLEQYDLALESYEKSLKIDPNGLMPLQNIAVVYSYKKEYQKAVTTYEKIAKIDPNNPEVFYGIGQLYALHLNDTEKGLDNMCKAYKLYVEQKSPYRTDAEKLIQMIYAEMKKNGKEEKFNEILKANNLNSN
- a CDS encoding Fic family protein, producing the protein MWNIDLTYREEFQSTFDRLYQKRLDLQNSRPLPNIALHKIRESLSLEWTYNSNSIEGNTMSLRETQMVIQEGITIKGKSLREHFETHNHDKAIDYLYSIVDDTYNLRSIDILSIHGLVLRSIEDDFAGRLRNGGVRISGANFMPPNANKVSDYLDELIDFINTNPLGLNDIELATIYHHKLVWIHPFFDGNGRTVRLSMNLLLMRCGFPPAIILKNDRKKYYEALNQANGGNYQKLTLLMCQALERTLNIYLSSMPGSTYDYQPIQNIVSEPETPYGQEYVSLLARTGKIDAYKEGRNWYTTKEAIEEYMATRKRKR